Part of the Candidatus Schekmanbacteria bacterium genome is shown below.
TAAAGAAACACATTCGTCTCCTGTGGTTTCATTTCATATGTGGGTAAAAACTGGAAGCAGTTATGAAAACGATAAAACACGCGGAATGTCACACCTTTTGGAGCATATGCTTTTCAAAGGAACAAAAAAACGGAAAGTAGGTGAAATAGCCAAAGAAATAGACAGCGCTGGAGGAATGATTAATGCTTTCACATCAAAAGATGTAACAGTCTATTATCTTACGATTGCAAGCCGCTTTTTCGACACAGGCATTGACATAATTTCAGATGCAATAATGAACTCCGAATTAGATGAAAAAGAACTTGAAAAAGAAAAAAAGGTTGTTCTTGAAGAGATAAGAATGGGTGAAGATGACCCTGAAAGAAGTTCTTATAAGGGACTATTCCTGACTGCCTACGATGTCCATCCTTACAGGTATCCTGTAATTGGATATAAAGAAACAGTAAGCGCAGTAACAAGAGACACTTTAATGAAATACTATAAAGAGAGATATATCCCCTCCAATATGACTCTTGTTATTGCAGGAGATGTAAACTGCAACGAAGCTTTTAAAAAAGCTGCTGAAGCCTTTAAAAATTTCAAAGACAAGCCGTTGAAAAACACTCCTCTGCCAAAAGAACCATCTCAAAAAGAATTGAAATTTAAAACTGCAAAAAAATCGGTAAAACAAGCATTTGTTAAAATAGCTTTTCATATTCCCGGAATTGCCTCAAAAGATGTTCCAGCGATTGATCTTCTGGCTTCTATACTTGGAGAAGGTGATAGTTCACGGCTTTATAAAAAGTTGAAACTTGAATCTGCTTTGGCTAACTCAGTTTATGCATACTCAATGACACCAAAGAATCCGGGGCTCTTCATAGTCAGTCTTTCTACGGAACCAAATAAATTAGACAAAGCTCTCCTCACTACATTGAAAGAATTAAAAAAAATAACGGCTGAAGAAATAGATGAAAATGAACT
Proteins encoded:
- a CDS encoding insulinase family protein — encoded protein: MKSLQRICYLILAILILFPFTSCSSFSYRKGNSKDNMKVKTLKNGLKVIVKETHSSPVVSFHMWVKTGSSYENDKTRGMSHLLEHMLFKGTKKRKVGEIAKEIDSAGGMINAFTSKDVTVYYLTIASRFFDTGIDIISDAIMNSELDEKELEKEKKVVLEEIRMGEDDPERSSYKGLFLTAYDVHPYRYPVIGYKETVSAVTRDTLMKYYKERYIPSNMTLVIAGDVNCNEAFKKAAEAFKNFKDKPLKNTPLPKEPSQKELKFKTAKKSVKQAFVKIAFHIPGIASKDVPAIDLLASILGEGDSSRLYKKLKLESALANSVYAYSMTPKNPGLFIVSLSTEPNKLDKALLTTLKELKKITAEEIDENELQKAKTSIESSTIYAQETVNGIAQNIGSNITLTGDINFEEKYLKRV